One Candidatus Campbellbacteria bacterium genomic region harbors:
- a CDS encoding DNA modification methylase → MQKIQWRAEIREVKDLVPWKENPRKITKVALEKLKDKIIQSGFHSVIVVDTDNTILSGNQRKVALTQLGIKEVPVLVPDRTLTNDERTKIALESNVNDGEWDFEKLKSFDLDLIKFAGFSDMEIAKFWDEDKDTKDDKFDVDKEIKKIKTPVVQKGDLIIMGDHKLLCASSTDIHAVQKLFGEHKATAIYSDPPFNIGLSYDKGVGNTRNYGGSFDDNQSPKEYVEFIRQVLKSALSVSVEDLHVAFWADEAWVWVFQTLYMELGIKNRRLNVWVKNNSSPTPTVAFNKCTEFCVYGSKGSPYLSDLVKNLNEIQNKDLSTGNQLLEEISNLWATKRLPSNQMEHPTSKNPELHHKFIMRCTKPGDIIFDAFSGSASTMICAEQLGRKVYSLEIEPVFCDLAIRRYEKLTGRKAEIIKNFYEEK, encoded by the coding sequence ATGCAAAAAATACAATGGCGTGCAGAAATTCGAGAGGTTAAAGATCTTGTTCCTTGGAAAGAAAATCCGAGAAAAATAACAAAGGTCGCTCTTGAGAAATTAAAAGACAAAATCATTCAAAGTGGTTTTCATAGTGTGATCGTTGTTGATACCGACAATACTATTTTGTCAGGTAACCAAAGAAAAGTAGCTCTCACTCAATTAGGAATCAAGGAAGTCCCTGTTCTCGTTCCTGATCGTACACTCACTAATGATGAGCGTACCAAGATTGCACTTGAAAGCAATGTGAACGATGGCGAGTGGGATTTTGAAAAGCTTAAGTCGTTTGATTTAGATCTCATAAAATTTGCAGGATTTTCTGACATGGAAATCGCAAAGTTTTGGGATGAAGACAAAGATACAAAAGACGATAAGTTTGACGTCGACAAGGAAATCAAAAAGATAAAGACACCTGTGGTGCAAAAAGGTGATCTCATTATCATGGGTGATCACAAGTTACTCTGTGCCAGTTCAACAGACATACACGCCGTACAAAAACTATTCGGAGAGCATAAGGCGACGGCTATCTATAGCGATCCACCTTTTAATATCGGGCTATCGTATGACAAAGGCGTTGGTAACACCAGAAACTATGGTGGATCTTTCGACGACAACCAGTCTCCAAAAGAGTACGTTGAATTCATTCGACAAGTATTGAAGTCTGCACTTTCTGTATCTGTTGAAGACTTGCATGTCGCATTCTGGGCGGATGAAGCCTGGGTGTGGGTTTTTCAAACGCTCTACATGGAACTGGGTATTAAGAACAGACGCTTGAATGTCTGGGTGAAGAACAATTCATCACCGACCCCTACGGTTGCTTTCAACAAATGTACAGAGTTTTGTGTCTATGGAAGTAAAGGATCTCCATACTTGTCTGACTTGGTAAAAAATCTCAATGAGATACAAAACAAAGATCTAAGCACAGGAAACCAATTGCTTGAAGAAATATCAAACCTCTGGGCAACGAAGCGACTTCCATCGAATCAAATGGAGCACCCAACAAGCAAGAATCCAGAATTACATCATAAGTTCATTATGCGTTGCACTAAGCCTGGCGACATTATTTTTGATGCCTTCTCGGGATCTGCTAGCACCATGATCTGTGCGGAACAATTGGGTCGCAAGGTGTACTCCTTAGAAATCGAGCCAGTATTTTGTGATTTGGCAATTCGCCGTTATGAAAAACTGACTGGTCGGAAAGCAGAGATAATCAAAAACTTCTATGAAGAAAAATAA
- the terL gene encoding phage terminase large subunit yields the protein MTKIIETSLVNKMMKDKLVRTSITKDSFLYFFHFYYAHYVKYETADFQKEIIHHLEKSAIENLYVVAFRGSGKSTMVTTAYPIWAILGKQQKKFCMIFCQTRIQAKQHMMNIKNELEGNDLLKKDLGPFQEESDEWGSYSLVFNKSGARITVASTEQSIRGSRHNEHRPDLIICDDVEDVQSTKTREGRDKTYQWLYGEVIPAGDRKTRLIIVGNLLHEDSLLMRIKDDIENKRSRGVFKQYPLLDEQDVCLWPGKYPELKDVEEQKMSVASEISWQREYLLRIIPSDDQVIYPEWIQFYDELPGTKHKGYRGTYAGVDLAISTKDSADYTAIVSAHVYSRREKMRIYILPNPIKQKLNFPAQVDLMKNFKNTQMPRRQDTLFVESVSYQEALPQMLELNGVEAESVKPKGDKRTRLSLTSTSIKSGIIKFPRHGCEDLIQELVGFGVEKHDDLADAFSLLINSTLDKHAHDGTVLMAWVSTDRNYGCDDDDILYYSDYVDVEKPIRLS from the coding sequence ATGACTAAAATAATTGAAACCAGTTTAGTGAATAAAATGATGAAAGATAAGTTAGTGCGAACCTCTATCACTAAAGATAGCTTCTTGTACTTCTTCCACTTCTATTATGCCCATTATGTAAAGTATGAGACTGCGGACTTCCAGAAAGAGATCATCCACCATTTAGAAAAGTCAGCCATAGAGAATTTGTATGTGGTGGCATTTCGTGGATCAGGAAAATCAACCATGGTGACAACTGCATACCCGATCTGGGCGATCCTTGGAAAACAACAAAAGAAGTTTTGTATGATCTTCTGTCAGACCAGAATACAAGCCAAGCAACACATGATGAACATTAAAAACGAACTTGAGGGAAATGATCTGCTCAAGAAAGACCTCGGACCATTCCAAGAAGAGAGCGATGAATGGGGTTCATATTCTCTTGTGTTCAACAAAAGCGGTGCCAGAATTACAGTTGCTTCAACTGAACAAAGTATCCGTGGGTCACGACACAATGAACACCGCCCCGATCTCATCATCTGTGACGACGTTGAAGACGTACAGTCCACCAAAACACGCGAGGGGCGGGATAAGACATACCAATGGCTCTATGGCGAGGTTATTCCTGCGGGAGATAGAAAGACCCGATTGATCATTGTTGGAAACCTCTTACACGAAGATTCGCTTCTCATGCGTATCAAGGATGATATTGAGAACAAACGCTCAAGAGGTGTCTTTAAACAATACCCACTTTTAGATGAACAAGATGTTTGTTTATGGCCTGGAAAATATCCAGAACTCAAAGATGTTGAAGAACAGAAAATGAGTGTGGCGAGTGAGATATCGTGGCAGAGAGAATACTTGCTCCGTATTATTCCAAGTGACGATCAAGTAATTTATCCAGAGTGGATTCAATTCTATGACGAACTTCCTGGAACAAAACATAAGGGCTATCGTGGTACCTATGCAGGAGTGGATCTTGCAATCTCAACCAAAGATTCAGCGGACTATACTGCTATCGTGTCTGCTCATGTGTATTCTCGTCGGGAGAAAATGAGAATCTATATTCTTCCAAATCCAATAAAACAGAAATTAAATTTTCCTGCACAAGTTGATCTCATGAAGAACTTCAAGAATACACAAATGCCAAGAAGACAAGATACGCTGTTTGTTGAAAGTGTGTCGTATCAAGAAGCCTTACCACAAATGCTTGAACTTAACGGTGTTGAAGCAGAGTCAGTAAAGCCAAAAGGAGACAAAAGAACAAGACTATCTCTCACTTCGACTTCTATCAAATCAGGAATCATTAAGTTTCCGCGGCACGGATGTGAAGATCTGATCCAAGAGCTTGTTGGATTCGGTGTTGAAAAGCATGATGACTTAGCCGATGCTTTTTCGCTCCTTATTAACTCGACATTAGACAAACACGCACATGACGGTACGGTACTTATGGCATGGGTTAGTACAGATCGTAACTATGGCTGTGACGACGATGACATCTTATATTACAGCGATTATGTTGATGTAGAAAAACCTATTCGTTTATCTTAA
- a CDS encoding recombinase family protein: METYTTARIGKEVIAPVQKIRYVLYARKSTESEERQVLSIDSQVKEMLELAERDGLEVVEIRRESHSAKESGQRPVYKEILEDVRRGRFNGILTWAPDRLSRNAGDLGSIVDLMDQQLLMEIRTYGQQFKNSPNEKFLLMILCSQAKLENDNKSINVKRGLRTRVEMGLWPGPAPTGYMKEKRMDRKCETLLDLERAPIIKKMFEKVAYEHWSGRKIYNWLKFDLNLRTAVGKKHLSLGNIYKVLDNTFYYGVFEYPRRSGNWYTGKHEPIVTKELFDLVQAQIKSNVLRVENKEFAFTKMMLCGLCGSGISADEKFKKIKNGGVARYVYYGCTKARGVDCKCGYTEERELLKQFNELIEKINLNEIEVKEKIKYDVERFSKLQKFLLGTKEKIDIPNIDVRGYAKYVLKEGTDIEKRELLGCLKSKICLANKKITLKE; the protein is encoded by the coding sequence ATGGAAACATATACCACAGCCAGAATTGGTAAGGAGGTTATAGCACCAGTACAAAAAATTAGGTACGTTCTATATGCTCGTAAATCAACCGAATCAGAAGAACGCCAAGTTCTTTCGATTGATTCGCAAGTAAAGGAAATGCTTGAGCTTGCCGAACGTGATGGACTGGAAGTCGTAGAAATACGAAGAGAATCGCATAGTGCAAAAGAATCAGGACAACGACCTGTGTACAAGGAAATTTTAGAAGATGTACGACGAGGACGATTTAATGGAATCCTCACTTGGGCACCCGATCGTCTTTCTCGTAACGCTGGTGACTTGGGAAGTATTGTCGATCTCATGGATCAGCAACTACTAATGGAGATTCGGACATACGGTCAACAGTTTAAAAACTCACCGAACGAAAAGTTCCTTTTAATGATTTTGTGTTCTCAAGCAAAACTTGAAAACGACAACAAGAGTATTAACGTAAAACGAGGATTGCGAACAAGAGTAGAAATGGGATTATGGCCTGGTCCTGCTCCAACAGGCTATATGAAAGAGAAACGAATGGATCGAAAGTGTGAGACACTCCTTGATCTAGAACGAGCACCAATTATTAAAAAGATGTTTGAGAAAGTGGCGTATGAACATTGGAGTGGTAGAAAAATCTATAATTGGCTCAAATTTGATTTAAACCTCAGAACCGCTGTAGGAAAGAAACATCTCAGTTTAGGAAATATTTATAAAGTTTTAGATAACACCTTTTATTACGGAGTTTTTGAGTATCCAAGACGATCAGGTAATTGGTATACAGGAAAGCATGAACCAATAGTGACTAAGGAATTGTTTGATCTAGTACAAGCACAGATAAAAAGTAATGTGTTAAGAGTAGAAAACAAGGAGTTTGCTTTTACTAAAATGATGCTCTGTGGATTATGCGGATCTGGCATATCAGCAGATGAGAAATTCAAGAAAATCAAGAATGGTGGTGTTGCTCGATACGTCTATTACGGCTGTACTAAAGCGCGCGGGGTGGATTGTAAATGTGGGTATACAGAAGAAAGAGAATTGCTCAAGCAGTTCAACGAACTAATCGAAAAGATAAATTTAAATGAAATAGAAGTCAAAGAAAAGATAAAATATGATGTTGAGCGATTTTCTAAACTACAAAAATTCTTACTAGGGACTAAAGAAAAAATTGATATCCCAAATATAGACGTACGAGGATATGCGAAGTATGTCTTAAAAGAAGGAACCGATATTGAAAAGCGAGAACTACTTGGATGTTTGAAGAGTAAGATCTGTTTGGCGAATAAAAAGATTACTTTGAAAGAATAA
- a CDS encoding metal-sensitive transcriptional regulator, translating into MEYLDKKSKEKIVRRLKLIEGQIRGLQKMVDNDTYCIDVITQTSAVKQGLSNIEDLLLENHLNHCVEHDMSSGKLVKAKSEVMKVYKLKRK; encoded by the coding sequence ATGGAATACTTAGACAAAAAGAGTAAGGAAAAAATTGTTCGCAGGCTCAAACTTATTGAAGGTCAAATCAGAGGCCTTCAAAAAATGGTCGACAATGACACTTATTGCATTGATGTTATTACGCAGACTTCGGCAGTCAAACAAGGTCTTTCCAACATTGAAGACTTGTTGCTTGAAAACCATCTGAATCATTGCGTAGAACATGATATGTCTTCGGGTAAGCTTGTTAAAGCAAAAAGCGAGGTCATGAAAGTCTACAAGCTTAAGAGGAAATAA
- a CDS encoding cation-translocating P-type ATPase, producing the protein MFKQLLQNKKFKYLLIALVAVIPFEALSLSGKHLPYPIELGALGLIVIIFGRDVFKKGIISLLRLRFSSINLLMTIAVIGAVAIGELEEAAIVIILFSLGNVLEDFGISRSKSSLQELVNKTPKQATLKDGTVLPLTELAVDMIIVVKHGDIIPVDGTIVSGNSLVDESSITGEPLPKTKVAGDAVFAGSVASDGYLEVRVTKLSGESTLQKIINLTYEAAERKSNAQAFIEKFAKYYTPLILLSSVLLVVIPVLIFGEPFQKWFIQALTLLIISCPCALVISTPVSVFSAVGNASRRGVVIKGGRFLEEMGKIKAIAFDKTRTITKGTPIVTDVIPFGENTEQDVISCLSGLETFSEHPISKSIIAYATEKKMDLHTFDSYKATSGKGIEGVCLVCTDSHRCAGTLAYMRDEHGAIDDSITKKAEGLEKQGKTVIFVSNGAEIKGIVGVSDEIKEDSARAVSELKKIGITSIMLTGDTLAPAQAVANTVGIDEVYVSLLPEEKVARIQELKKKYGSVAMVGDGVNDAPALATSSVGIAMASTGSDVAIENADIAIMNDKLSLLPELISIAQKSNGIIRFNIALALITKVGFLGLAVSGNANLVMAIVADVGVTIFVVINSLRLYNYDSTTVADNHSDGTCSSC; encoded by the coding sequence ATGTTTAAACAACTTTTACAAAACAAAAAATTTAAATACTTACTCATCGCTCTTGTGGCGGTTATTCCTTTTGAAGCCCTGTCTCTTTCGGGAAAACACTTACCGTATCCTATTGAACTGGGAGCATTGGGGCTGATTGTCATTATATTCGGTCGAGATGTCTTCAAGAAAGGAATCATAAGCCTTTTGAGACTCCGTTTTTCAAGCATCAATCTTTTGATGACTATTGCTGTTATCGGCGCAGTTGCAATTGGCGAGCTTGAAGAAGCAGCGATTGTCATAATTCTCTTCTCTCTCGGTAATGTGCTTGAAGATTTTGGGATTTCCCGTAGCAAATCTTCACTTCAAGAGTTGGTAAACAAGACACCGAAGCAAGCAACTCTCAAGGACGGAACGGTTTTGCCACTAACTGAACTCGCAGTAGATATGATCATTGTCGTAAAGCACGGAGATATTATTCCCGTTGACGGTACGATTGTTTCAGGTAATTCGCTTGTAGATGAATCATCAATCACTGGAGAACCGCTTCCAAAAACAAAAGTGGCTGGCGATGCTGTGTTCGCAGGAAGCGTGGCAAGTGATGGATATCTTGAAGTAAGGGTCACAAAGCTTTCAGGTGAAAGCACGTTGCAGAAGATAATAAATCTTACCTATGAAGCAGCCGAACGAAAATCAAACGCTCAAGCCTTCATTGAAAAATTCGCTAAATACTATACGCCACTCATCTTGCTTTCCTCTGTGCTCTTAGTGGTCATTCCTGTCCTCATTTTTGGCGAGCCATTTCAAAAGTGGTTTATTCAAGCTCTAACCCTCCTTATTATTTCTTGCCCGTGTGCTTTAGTCATCTCTACTCCTGTTAGCGTATTCTCAGCAGTAGGCAATGCCTCACGCAGAGGAGTTGTGATTAAAGGTGGTCGCTTCTTGGAGGAAATGGGTAAGATTAAAGCGATAGCATTCGACAAGACTCGCACCATTACCAAAGGTACGCCGATCGTAACTGATGTTATTCCTTTTGGCGAGAATACTGAGCAGGATGTCATCTCATGCCTTTCAGGGCTTGAAACATTTTCTGAACATCCAATCTCAAAAAGTATCATTGCCTATGCGACAGAGAAGAAAATGGATTTGCATACGTTCGATTCTTACAAAGCAACTTCAGGCAAAGGCATAGAAGGAGTTTGTCTTGTGTGTACCGATAGTCATCGCTGTGCAGGTACGCTTGCATATATGAGAGATGAGCATGGAGCAATTGACGACAGTATCACTAAAAAGGCGGAGGGACTTGAGAAACAAGGAAAGACTGTTATTTTTGTTTCCAATGGAGCAGAAATCAAAGGAATTGTCGGAGTGAGTGATGAAATAAAAGAAGACAGCGCGCGAGCAGTTAGCGAACTCAAGAAAATAGGTATCACTTCAATCATGCTTACTGGCGATACGCTTGCTCCGGCACAGGCTGTGGCGAACACCGTTGGTATTGATGAAGTGTATGTGTCACTTCTACCAGAAGAAAAAGTTGCACGAATACAAGAGCTGAAAAAGAAATACGGATCAGTTGCCATGGTTGGAGATGGGGTCAACGATGCTCCAGCATTGGCTACGTCATCTGTTGGTATTGCTATGGCTTCAACTGGATCAGATGTTGCAATTGAGAATGCTGATATTGCGATCATGAACGACAAACTATCCCTTCTGCCAGAGCTTATCTCGATTGCACAAAAATCAAATGGCATTATTCGCTTCAATATTGCGCTTGCCTTGATTACTAAAGTTGGATTCCTTGGACTTGCTGTTTCAGGTAATGCTAACCTTGTTATGGCGATTGTTGCGGATGTTGGAGTAACGATCTTTGTGGTAATCAATTCGTTGCGTCTTTATAACTACGACAGCACAACCGTAGCAGATAACCATTCTGATGGGACGTGCAGTAGTTGTTAG
- a CDS encoding metal-sensing transcriptional repressor, with amino-acid sequence MVKQTHNHVHKHGEPNTKARKVINMAIGSVAKIPEMVDDGRYCPEIIQQIDSVVGLLHSARKELLKGHLESCLAERLKTDKEGSIKELLKIYNMQ; translated from the coding sequence ATGGTCAAACAAACACACAATCATGTTCACAAGCACGGTGAGCCGAATACAAAAGCTCGCAAAGTTATTAATATGGCAATAGGAAGTGTAGCTAAGATTCCTGAGATGGTCGACGATGGACGATACTGCCCTGAAATTATTCAGCAGATCGATAGTGTCGTAGGTCTTTTACATAGCGCACGAAAAGAATTACTAAAGGGTCACTTAGAGTCTTGTCTTGCTGAAAGGTTAAAGACCGACAAGGAAGGTTCAATCAAAGAATTGTTAAAAATCTACAACATGCAGTAG
- a CDS encoding DUF305 domain-containing protein — protein MSKISTTLAISLMVVTSVLGWVAGYASTADYKVNMYDKTTMDFGRPDRTLDLRYIDAMIAHHRGAMLLATQASTQTQRQEMKDLSAMILRDEPKSIAELYTWKKDWYGDTKQVKDPIVSNIGTYDEKFDLRFLNALIAHHEAGLLMTKEIKTKSSRTEILNNADAVDTFLTTTLKIFKDWRTQWYNI, from the coding sequence ATGTCTAAAATTTCAACAACATTAGCAATTTCTCTTATGGTAGTAACAAGTGTTTTGGGGTGGGTTGCTGGGTATGCCAGTACTGCTGACTATAAAGTGAATATGTACGACAAAACAACTATGGATTTTGGTCGTCCAGATCGAACACTTGATCTTCGTTATATTGATGCGATGATTGCTCATCATAGAGGAGCAATGCTTTTGGCTACACAAGCAAGTACACAGACACAGCGACAAGAAATGAAGGATCTCTCTGCGATGATTTTGCGGGATGAGCCAAAATCAATTGCTGAGCTATACACATGGAAAAAAGATTGGTATGGAGATACAAAACAAGTAAAAGACCCAATTGTTTCTAACATTGGAACGTATGATGAGAAATTTGATCTTCGCTTTCTTAATGCACTTATCGCACACCATGAAGCAGGATTGCTCATGACAAAAGAAATAAAGACAAAATCAAGTAGAACTGAAATTTTAAATAATGCGGATGCGGTTGATACATTCCTTACAACAACACTTAAGATCTTCAAAGACTGGAGAACACAGTGGTATAACATCTAA
- the cadA gene encoding cadmium-translocating P-type ATPase, whose amino-acid sequence MTNKTLKIKGMHCASCATIITNKVSKLGGVDAVNVNFATEKANVSFDDTIVSVHQMNNEIEKLGYTFVDETSSHTMEDHSMHTGINESKDEKLKELLTMKTKTQFVLPIALLVFILMMWDIGAKLFTSIPNLPLPMSIFNTISMVLASVVLFWIGQPFLQGVVKFAKYRVANMDTLIGIGTLVAYLYSISITLFPLMRVALKLPETTYFDVTIVVIGFVMLGKYLEARSKLRTGEAIEKLLGLQAKTALLWRNGVEVEVPVHEVQIGDIIIVKPGSKIPVDGVIVEGYSSIDESMITGEPIPVDKKTGDFVVGATINKQGNFKFKATKIGSDTVLAQIIKMVEDAQGSKAPIQAMADKISSVFVPIVLGIAVLTLLLWLTVGTSALGFSTALSYGILSFVGVLVIACPCALGLATPTAIIVGVGKGAEHGILIRNAEALEKLSHVDTVVLDKTGTITKGKPEVTDIISLDTTWAEADILRVSASVEKLSEHPLADAVVIKANEQKISLETVTNFQALEGVGVEGMIGNKHIAIHKPSKDVSITGNIKELQEQGKTVVIIEVDKKQIGLIALSDTLKKESKEAVAKLHARNIKVIMLTGDNYLAASYIAKLAGIDAVIAEVIPQEKAGKIKELQDGGAIVAMVGDGINDAPALVQADVGIAMGTGTDVAIESAGITLLGGDVSKIAQAIKLSKMTMRGIKQNLFWAFIFNVVGIPLAAGLFYPVFGWLLNPAFAGLAMAFSSVSVVSNSLRIKAKKL is encoded by the coding sequence ATGACAAATAAAACACTAAAAATTAAAGGGATGCATTGTGCAAGTTGTGCAACTATTATCACCAACAAGGTTTCTAAACTTGGAGGTGTAGATGCTGTTAATGTTAATTTTGCGACTGAAAAAGCAAATGTTTCATTTGATGACACAATTGTTTCTGTACATCAAATGAATAATGAGATTGAAAAATTAGGATACACATTTGTTGATGAAACTAGTTCTCATACTATGGAAGATCACAGTATGCATACAGGTATCAATGAATCAAAAGATGAAAAGTTGAAAGAGCTTCTTACTATGAAGACAAAAACACAGTTTGTGTTACCGATTGCTCTTCTTGTTTTTATCTTAATGATGTGGGATATCGGTGCGAAATTATTTACATCAATTCCAAATCTTCCATTACCGATGTCTATCTTCAACACCATCTCTATGGTGCTTGCGAGTGTTGTATTGTTTTGGATTGGGCAACCCTTTCTACAAGGAGTAGTAAAATTTGCTAAATATCGTGTCGCTAATATGGATACTCTTATTGGTATTGGAACGCTTGTTGCATACCTTTACAGTATCAGTATTACACTCTTCCCTTTGATGAGGGTGGCCTTGAAACTTCCTGAAACCACTTATTTTGATGTGACTATAGTAGTAATTGGTTTCGTGATGTTAGGTAAATATCTCGAAGCACGCTCAAAACTTCGTACTGGTGAAGCAATAGAAAAACTTCTAGGCCTTCAAGCAAAAACCGCCTTACTATGGCGTAATGGTGTTGAGGTGGAAGTACCTGTGCACGAAGTACAAATCGGTGACATCATTATCGTGAAGCCAGGATCAAAAATCCCTGTAGATGGAGTTATTGTCGAAGGATATTCATCTATCGATGAATCAATGATTACAGGTGAGCCAATTCCTGTTGATAAAAAGACTGGAGACTTTGTTGTTGGTGCAACAATTAATAAACAAGGTAATTTCAAATTCAAAGCGACAAAAATTGGATCTGATACTGTACTCGCTCAAATCATAAAAATGGTTGAAGATGCACAAGGATCAAAAGCCCCGATACAAGCAATGGCTGATAAAATTTCTAGCGTGTTTGTGCCAATCGTACTTGGCATAGCGGTACTCACTCTACTCCTTTGGCTTACTGTGGGTACATCAGCGCTCGGTTTCTCAACAGCTCTTTCTTATGGGATTCTTTCGTTTGTAGGAGTTCTTGTTATTGCATGTCCGTGTGCATTAGGACTTGCAACACCTACAGCCATTATTGTTGGTGTTGGAAAAGGTGCAGAACACGGGATCCTTATTCGAAACGCAGAAGCACTAGAGAAGCTCAGTCATGTAGATACTGTTGTTCTCGATAAGACAGGAACAATAACTAAAGGAAAACCTGAAGTAACTGATATTATCTCTCTTGATACAACATGGGCAGAAGCAGATATCCTTCGTGTAAGTGCGAGCGTAGAAAAACTTTCTGAGCACCCTCTCGCAGATGCTGTTGTTATTAAGGCAAACGAACAAAAAATATCTCTTGAAACCGTTACAAATTTCCAAGCACTCGAAGGTGTTGGAGTCGAAGGTATGATTGGCAATAAACACATAGCAATTCATAAACCATCAAAAGATGTCTCTATTACAGGTAATATCAAAGAACTACAAGAGCAAGGTAAAACAGTTGTTATTATAGAAGTTGATAAAAAACAGATTGGACTTATTGCACTTTCAGATACTTTAAAAAAAGAATCAAAAGAAGCGGTTGCAAAACTCCATGCAAGAAATATTAAAGTAATAATGCTCACAGGAGATAACTATTTAGCAGCAAGCTATATAGCGAAACTCGCAGGTATTGACGCAGTTATTGCTGAAGTTATACCTCAAGAAAAGGCAGGAAAAATAAAAGAACTACAAGATGGCGGTGCAATTGTCGCTATGGTTGGAGATGGTATAAATGATGCCCCTGCTCTTGTACAGGCTGATGTCGGTATCGCTATGGGGACAGGGACAGACGTCGCCATTGAATCAGCAGGTATCACACTTTTAGGTGGTGATGTTTCCAAAATTGCACAAGCAATAAAGCTGTCGAAGATGACAATGCGAGGTATCAAACAGAATCTTTTTTGGGCATTTATCTTTAATGTTGTAGGTATTCCTCTTGCTGCAGGACTCTTCTATCCAGTATTTGGTTGGTTATTAAATCCAGCGTTTGCAGGACTTGCTATGGCATTCTCAAGTGTTTCTGTAGTATCGAACTCATTACGAATTAAGGCTAAGAAACTATAA